A section of the Pan paniscus chromosome 11, NHGRI_mPanPan1-v2.0_pri, whole genome shotgun sequence genome encodes:
- the SMIM27 gene encoding small integral membrane protein 27 — protein MKPVSRRTLDWIYSVLLLAIVLISWGCIIYASMVSARRQLRKKYPDKIFGTNENL, from the exons ATGAAGCCAGTAAGTCGTCGCACGCTGGACTGGATTTATTCAGTG TTGCTGCTTGCCATCGTTTTAATCTCCTGGGGCTGCATCATCTATGCTTCGATGGTGTCTGCAAGACGACAGCTAAGGAAGAAATACCCAGACAAAATCTTTGGGACGAATGAAAATTTGTAA